DNA from Krasilnikovia cinnamomea:
GCATGGTGATCTTGATCCTGGGGCACCGTGCGGCACGACGGATTCGCGGGTTCACGTACGAGGAGGGCCGATGTCAGAAGCAGCGCTGCGCAGGGTGGTGGAGCGCTCGGTCGTGGTGGCGGAGCCCCCGCCGGCCACGGTACGGCGGCAGGTGACCGTTCCGCTGCGGTTCGCGGACGGATACTCCACCACCGCCCGGGTCCTGACCTTCGACGGCCTGGTCGACGGCCGCGAGCACCTGGCCCTGGGTCTCGGCGAGTGGCAGCGCGCGCTGCGTCGCGGGGCGGCCGGGGGCCCGGCGCCGCTGGTGCGTCCGCACAGCGAGTGCCTCACCGGCGACGTGTTCGGCAGCCAGCGCTGCGACTGCGGGCCGCAGCTGCGCGAGGCGGTGGAGCGCATCGCCGACACCGGCGGCCTGCTGCTCTACCTGCGGCAGGAGGGCCGCGGCATCGGC
Protein-coding regions in this window:
- a CDS encoding GTP cyclohydrolase II, whose amino-acid sequence is MSEAALRRVVERSVVVAEPPPATVRRQVTVPLRFADGYSTTARVLTFDGLVDGREHLALGLGEWQRALRRGAAGGPAPLVRPHSECLTGDVFGSQRCDCGPQLREAVERIADTGGLLLYLRQEGRGIGLYAKLDAYALQEAGMDTYEANVALGRGEDERDYSAAAQMLLALGADRVRLLSNNPDKAEQLEERGVAVSERIPTGVHVSPANVRYLSTKVSHTAHTLKLPSAD